Within Ipomoea triloba cultivar NCNSP0323 chromosome 9, ASM357664v1, the genomic segment aaaaaattatgtgcGACGAATTCTACTAAAAAAGTATTTGCAAGAATCGAACTTACCAAGTATGTTATTGCGAGAAGTTTAACATTCCATGCCAACTTCCACTCCTCCCAATTTCTTTCCACACAAAGCGCATAGACGAATGACTGAATTGAACCCATCGCCAATGTTAAAGCAGTAAATGAGTAAGGACATGGATATTTGTCAGCCGCTTTACCCTTTATTCcatggcaaaaaaaaattacaatataatcaACAAACCACTTTAAATATTATCTGATCTCTTCTTAGAAATAACGTATGTAAACATTATTGTTAGGACTATTAAAAACACTTACTTGAATAATCAACAATAAGGAATAGCAAACACAACAAGCCAACCCTAGAAATGCTCCCAATAAAGGCCGAGTTCCAAGTTTAAGGTGTGGTGATGAATGCAAAacattaatatttgtattccaCAAATTAATCTCTGGGCCTTTATAAGATGTGAACACTATTGCTCCACAAATGCCAACTATAGTTCCTAACACCTTTGCTTTCCCTGCTGGTCTTTGCCATCCTAACCTCTCCAACCTACCTAGTCCAAATTattaaactaaattaatttagtttaaGCTTAAAAGCTATATACTGTGCATATATCAAAATGAGTTAGATAGACTTAAGAGTTCAAGATAGATATACCTCAATATGACAGCAATGATAAATGTAATTGCGGGATCGAGATTGGCTATTGCAGCAGAAAAGGTTGCAGAAGAGTATATCACGATTTTCACACTCAAATTCATTCCTATTGCTATTCTGCAAATTAAAAGATATGttttgtctcaactaaaagtaaCTTAGTTCAACTAGTACATCTTATATATAGAAacattttttaatgaaaacTAGGCTTCCCAGGGGGACGTACAGACTAATCTCGTTTGTCCATCTAAAATTATCAATGGCTAAATTAAGGAAAATGCGGTATCATTTATGTAATTAAGAGTTTCCAAATGCCCCGTGAGTTATATGAAAATACTCTGCCAAAGTATTTCTAAAAATGACactacatttattttttcttaattttaaaccATAAATCATCTTAGATGaaatgatgaaattaaattGTACATTGAAAGCTAATTCTGCATAAAACCTTGaatcattttttcttattttttaacttttaagtcgTTGCGTATTTCTGGGACTAGTTATTGAGCTCATCATTTACTGATTTGCCCTTAGTTATTAAACTGTAAACACGCCCTCAATTTTTGGGATTCATCCGTAAATTTGGGCACAATtctaaagatatttttttttaaatacggtGAAACTTAGCTTTTGTAATTAttaccaactttactatgcaactTTTAACACTATATAGTGCACTGCTCAAAATTATCTAAAATACACATTATATTGCTAAAAGGTGCACTCCATAgtattaaaaattgaactttACACAATGAGAAAGTCCAATATAATGCAATTAGAGTTTGGGTTTTAGAGTTGATTCGTTAATTAGCTTTTTTGTTGTATTTGATATTTTGgctttacttttaatttgaggGTACGATTCACTTTTATTGGTTGgggttaaaattttgattttaggtTTAAAGTTTAGTTTTTTCgttgataattttaaaagttatctAGAAATACATTATCTATTGTTAAAAACTGCATTGTATAGTGTTAAACGTTGTATAGTAAATTAAAGTTAAcgataattacaataatatcattacattttttaaaaaaaagtgacaataattacaattatgctaacatatatatatatatatatatatatatatatatatatatatatatatatatatatataaggcatTAAAAATGCTCACCCAATTAGTCCACaaataaatgtttgaaataCGACTATCCATGTTAGTTTCGGCCTTTTGCTTCTGAAATATAACATGTGGTAAATGTTCAACCAAAACTTTAATAAGataaaagatatatttttttaaaaaaaatacaataagaaTTTTCTCCCTTTTTTATAAGACAAGATATAAATTAAGttgtaaactaaaattaaaagttttaatttactaattactaatacTCTCTGTCTGAATGAAATTAATCAACAGTCGTGCAAACCTTTCGGCGATGAATGCGATGGGGGCGATGAAACCGGCGGCGAACAGGAAGCGGTAGAATGTCAAAACGGCGGCGTTCATCCCGGCGGCATAGGCAATCTTGTAGGCGACATTAACGCCGGCGAATAGAGCCTGCACTACAACCATTACAAAAGCTGGTTTTACCTCATCATGCAACACTTTGCATATACTCCGATCATCACTTGTCGCCGCCATGAACGATTTAACTCTGGTCTTTGCTCAATCTTTTCTCAGCTCGCTGCAAATTTAAGAAATGATTGAAAACCCTAACTAAAGTTGTTATTGCATTACGGGTTCAATTCGTTGTGAACTGAAGAAAATCCACAATTTAGCAGAGCGTTTTTATAGAAGAATATGCAATGGGTGCAATATTGCTTAGTAGTTACGTAGTAGTATAGTACttcctcttttttctttttctttctttttttttttttttttttttttttttttggaaaaaactaGGAGGGGGACCTCAAAGCCGACTAGCTCCCGATTCCTACAAATATCACTCGTAGATTTTTTGAACTCGATCCAATTGCATCTTTTCATGACCGTAATCTTAGCTAACACATCGGCCACAGAATAGTACGTACTTTCTATTTCCTAACATCTTTGAGAGTCAAACTGAGAAAATTAATAAGTAGCTCAGGTTAAAAGTCAATCTTACAACTTTAGAATTactaagagtgtgtttggttcgcacatgaaaatcggaatcagaatgagaatcaaatacttgataatggtaatgaattttggtaaagtattttgAATGTTTGGTAGTACGATGAAATTagaataattactaatattgatatttggttttgtatgaccctataacaaaaataaatgttttaaaaatataaaaaaaaaacaaaaaatcaagttaattgatcctaatataatgacatccaaaacatcaatatgaacaaaaaatcaaaacaaaaatctaaaagtattaatccaaacttaaaaattagattatcaTTAAGATGAAATGATACTCCTTTTTCAATTagagaatgaaaatttttattgaagaggtaatcaaatttcatagttgtattttaaaaagttgtcaaccaaacactaactatgattttgatccTCATTTTTAGTGTGTAAAcccattaaccaaacacatcctaaatTTGTCTACCTTCTTCTCACTATTAAAGTTGtttaccaaacactaactatgattttttttttttaaaaattttgcaatGACATTAATCAACTATTTAATGCATTATTACTCATCTTATCTATGCTAGGCTTAGCTGGTAATCAATAAGATTTAATAATGTAATCAATTACTTTGGGGTCAAGCTATATATAGTAGCTACGGAGTATAATAAAAAATGGTAAGCTATATATACTTTTTGAGAATAAAATTGGTAAGCTATATAAACCAAAA encodes:
- the LOC116029127 gene encoding WAT1-related protein At1g68170-like isoform X1 — encoded protein: MAATSDDRSICKVLHDEVKPAFVMVVVQALFAGVNVAYKIAYAAGMNAAVLTFYRFLFAAGFIAPIAFIAERSKRPKLTWIVVFQTFICGLIGIAIGMNLSVKIVIYSSATFSAAIANLDPAITFIIAVILRLERLGWQRPAGKAKVLGTIVGICGAIVFTSYKGPEINLWNTNINVLHSSPHLKLGTRPLLGAFLGLACCVCYSLLLIIQGKAADKYPCPYSFTALTLAMGSIQSFVYALCVERNWEEWKLAWNVKLLAITYLGTLGGGVLFAMSTWCVGVKGPVYVSAFTPLWLILMAIVGSLCLEEKLHLGYIFGGVLIMMGLYVVLWGKQEEIKREKRGGDDEAQQSVVEEEGELKNCKSP
- the LOC116029127 gene encoding WAT1-related protein At1g68170-like isoform X2, which gives rise to MAATSDDRSICKVLHDEVKPAFVMVVVQALFAGVNVAYKIAYAAGMNAAVLTFYRFLFAAGFIAPIAFIAERIAIGMNLSVKIVIYSSATFSAAIANLDPAITFIIAVILRLERLGWQRPAGKAKVLGTIVGICGAIVFTSYKGPEINLWNTNINVLHSSPHLKLGTRPLLGAFLGLACCVCYSLLLIIQGKAADKYPCPYSFTALTLAMGSIQSFVYALCVERNWEEWKLAWNVKLLAITYLGTLGGGVLFAMSTWCVGVKGPVYVSAFTPLWLILMAIVGSLCLEEKLHLGYIFGGVLIMMGLYVVLWGKQEEIKREKRGGDDEAQQSVVEEEGELKNCKSP